In Lycium ferocissimum isolate CSIRO_LF1 chromosome 7, AGI_CSIRO_Lferr_CH_V1, whole genome shotgun sequence, the sequence GCTTTCAGGTTGTTTAAGCAACTCTCATAGTTGCTTAAACAACTAGCTGCTTCTGCACATGGTATGTTCTGAAAAAATAACCGTAAGAAAAAAAGGTGGAGTATCGTGCCATGTTCGCTGGATCAGTTGCAGCTCCTCCGGCCATGTTCTAATTTGAGAATGGGTAGTGGGCGTTTTTACATTTTCATGGGTTCTAATACTTATCTACAAGTTTTTGTAATTATATTTCAATCTCAAACTACTTAAGTATCTTGGACTCGGTCAGCCTCCCTCTTTAATTCAATACGTATGGTCTTTTCCCTCATTTTTCTCCACAAACTCACatacaaaaaggaaaagggtaTAAAAGGGTAAGACTGTTGTATTTGTGGAGAAGATTTTTGAACGAGTGGTTAAGATTCTACAGGAATCCGACAACTTTGGTAGTTGTGGGGTTTCAAAGAGGGAGAAGGAGGCAGCGTTGTGCAAATAAGAAAACTTCAAGGTTTTTAAAATGCGTTATTAGCACTAATCATGAAAGAGTCACTTGTAGCAAAAACATCAAATTTGTATTACTTTTCCTTGAATAAAAGACTCAAGACTCAGGAGTCACTTTTATAGAAAGCACCCTAGTGACTATTAGAAATAGGGATAGAAGTGAAATAGGCATTGACTCTCAGGGCAACATGACATGCGGTCATGGGGGATGTCCTGCCCATTTGATGGAATTTTGCAGTCCATCAATTGAAGTATTCAACACATCGTGTGTTACAATccatgttgctcggactcttcaaaaatgtcaaagggtgcgtgtcggattctccaaagTAGTGTATTATGGAGAATCCGACACGGGTGTGGCATTAAAAGTGGAGAGTCCGCGCAACTTAGCTTACAATACATATGCAATTGTTGACAGACAAGATGTAGCCAAGGGGGAACAGATTTGTTGCTTCAGATGGATCCAAAAGAGGATATTTTGTCCATGGATTGAGAAGAGGATATTTTGGGTCATAGAGCAATTTAAAATTGTAGAGGCAAAGTAATTGAATTCTGGGATGATGAAGGGAGATCCCGAGATAGGAGAGGAAGAATGATATAATGCGGTAGTGAGCGGTACTGCAAGCTATGGTCAATTCAAGTGTCATGCTAGTGcaaagggaagaaaaaaaaaagtctgttGTGGATGGCAATCTTGGACTGCTCAGAACTAACATAATCTCATCAGCTATTTCTCGAACTATGATAGTATTGTTTACATTATAACCAGTGTGGTTAGCTGTTACTACTTATACCGCTTTGTACTGGTGGAACAATGGCTAGCATAGCAGTGTACCACCAAAGTTTTGGTGGGGCTTAGTTGACCTCCATTCCTAAGCTGAGTTCCTATTGTCTCATGTTACATTATTATTACCTCACAGTTCAATTACCTGAAAATTTTTACCTCAAGTTTAATTGCCATCAACTTAATGTTTTGGGTAACTCTTCGAGTCAGTCATTCTTCCagtttgttaattatttgtttcAATGTAGTCGCTTCTTTATCTTGTCGTTCTAACTACATTTCATGGTCCTTTTAAGACCATTTAGTGGTTCTGTTGGTTTATGTGTAAATTAATGTGGGTGAtgggtactttttttttttttttctttctcctatgGTGATTTTGCAGAAGTTTGCTACATTCGGAATCAAATGACTGGCCATAGGATTGCACATGCCACATTAAAAGGGCCCAGTGTGGTCAAGGAAATAGTGATCGCAAGTGTACTTGGTTTGGCTGCTGGAAGCCTGTGGAAGATGCACCACTGGAATGAACAAAGAAAAGTTAGGTCGTTCTATGACTTGCTGGAGAAGGGTGAAATAAGTATAGTTGCGGAAGAATAATTTCTCAAGGATGCATACTCGTATGATTTGGCTCTTCAATTAAACA encodes:
- the LOC132063330 gene encoding cytochrome c oxidase subunit 5C-2-like, encoding MTGHRIAHATLKGPSVVKEIVIASVLGLAAGSLWKMHHWNEQRKVRSFYDLLEKGEISIVAEE